A single region of the Corallococcus caeni genome encodes:
- a CDS encoding ABC transporter ATP-binding protein: MSLLEVKGLRRDYGALRAVDDVSFSLEAGGILGFIGPNGAGKSTTLRILATLDVPTAGTVLLDGTSLVDAPDRARPLLGYMPDRYGTYDDVTVREFLDFFARAYGLKGAQRKQRVDSVMEFTGLGPLAEKLTTELSKGMRQRVALGRTLLHDPRLLLLDEPADGLDPRARIELRELLRALADQGKAVIISSHILTELAEICDSCVIIEQGRLLAQGKVEDLLRQSAGPSRVTELTVRLAAAGDEGEALWARTERTLLEQPRVKDVTREGGALRVRLELEADAGPAQAEAAAAVLLAALVAQGLPVCAFSPRERNLEDAFMTVTKGRVA; this comes from the coding sequence ATGAGCCTGCTGGAGGTGAAGGGGCTGCGTCGCGACTACGGGGCGCTGCGCGCGGTGGACGACGTGTCGTTCTCGCTGGAGGCCGGCGGCATCCTGGGGTTCATCGGGCCCAACGGCGCGGGCAAGAGCACCACGCTGCGCATCCTGGCCACGCTGGACGTGCCCACCGCGGGCACGGTGCTGCTGGACGGCACGTCGCTGGTGGACGCGCCGGACCGGGCCCGGCCGCTGCTGGGCTACATGCCGGACCGCTACGGCACCTACGACGACGTCACCGTGAGGGAGTTCCTGGACTTCTTCGCGCGCGCGTACGGGCTGAAGGGCGCGCAGCGAAAGCAGCGGGTGGACTCGGTGATGGAGTTCACGGGGCTGGGGCCTCTGGCGGAGAAGCTCACCACGGAGCTGTCCAAGGGCATGCGCCAGCGCGTGGCCCTGGGGCGCACGCTCCTGCACGACCCGCGGCTGCTGCTCTTGGACGAACCGGCGGACGGGTTGGATCCGCGAGCGCGCATCGAGCTGCGGGAGCTGCTGCGAGCGCTGGCGGATCAGGGCAAGGCGGTCATCATCTCCAGCCACATCCTCACGGAGCTGGCGGAGATCTGCGACAGCTGCGTCATCATCGAGCAGGGGCGCCTCCTGGCCCAGGGCAAGGTGGAGGACCTGCTGCGCCAGAGCGCGGGCCCGTCCCGCGTGACGGAGCTGACGGTGCGGCTGGCGGCGGCGGGCGACGAGGGCGAGGCGCTGTGGGCGCGCACGGAGCGCACGCTGCTGGAGCAGCCGCGCGTGAAGGACGTGACGCGCGAGGGCGGCGCGCTGCGCGTGCGGCTGGAGCTGGAGGCGGACGCGGGGCCGGCGCAGGCGGAAGCCGCCGCGGCGGTGCTGCTCGCGGCGCTGGTGGCGCAGGGGCTGCCGGTGTGCGCGTTCAGCCCGCGCGAGCGCAACCTGGAGGACGCGTTCATGACGGTGACGAAGGGGAGGGTGGCGTGA
- a CDS encoding ABC transporter permease, with translation MSTQASPASGAAESAPSPGVPAMTSDRWEKWGDRLNPLVVKEVRQGLRTRVFWVCFGLLLAACLVLSLIAFGNTHASTYTREGRTYFYSFFVCLALVHFGVIPFNAYRSLAREREDETWSLLLLTGLGPRRILGGKVASFLVQAALYASAVGPFLLFSYFLNGIDLPTILMVLLMGGAWLVFLTLVSVCAATLADSRMGRAAVRLGLVGVLVVTFFQTLTFTFVVTQERGSGFSFDRDFFLGLGAAFWLLVSDGWLAFETAVSRLSLVTEDYTRHPRRALVVQVLLTFVGMTAVWWFLDKDDDIPGVMGILGGLHLIFASLFMATDVDGQSRPLRAGTRVWSLFKPGALRGFRLSVLLLLGWAAGCAVLLRLSDDSTGGLRMAMSMVSLALYGVLYLSVALLLGRMPRSGRFASPVSVRLLFILAGTIGAGAPPLLAVFLDLEGRDELLNLLNPVLGTLNFGRYDYSDPSGLKMPPELLLCVALAALLAAFAADRVLAERERRAHQQ, from the coding sequence GTGAGCACGCAAGCGAGTCCCGCGTCGGGCGCGGCCGAGTCCGCCCCCTCGCCCGGTGTCCCCGCCATGACGTCCGACCGCTGGGAGAAGTGGGGCGACCGGCTCAACCCGCTGGTGGTGAAGGAGGTGCGGCAGGGGCTGCGCACGCGCGTGTTCTGGGTGTGCTTCGGGCTGTTGCTCGCGGCGTGCCTGGTGCTGTCGCTCATCGCGTTCGGCAACACGCACGCCAGCACGTACACGCGCGAGGGGCGCACGTATTTCTACTCCTTCTTCGTGTGCCTGGCGCTGGTGCACTTCGGCGTCATCCCCTTCAACGCGTACCGCTCCCTGGCGCGCGAGCGCGAGGACGAGACGTGGTCGCTGCTCTTGCTCACGGGGCTGGGGCCCCGGCGCATCCTGGGCGGGAAGGTGGCGTCGTTCCTGGTGCAGGCGGCGCTGTACGCGTCGGCGGTGGGGCCGTTCCTGCTGTTCAGCTACTTCCTCAACGGCATCGACCTGCCCACCATCCTGATGGTGCTGCTGATGGGCGGAGCGTGGCTGGTGTTCCTCACGCTCGTGTCGGTGTGCGCGGCGACGCTGGCGGACAGCCGGATGGGGCGGGCCGCGGTGCGGCTGGGGCTGGTGGGCGTGCTGGTGGTGACGTTCTTCCAGACGCTGACGTTCACCTTCGTGGTGACGCAGGAGCGCGGCAGCGGGTTCTCGTTCGACCGGGACTTCTTCCTGGGGCTGGGCGCGGCGTTCTGGCTGCTCGTGTCGGACGGATGGTTGGCGTTCGAGACGGCGGTGTCGCGGCTGTCGCTCGTGACGGAGGACTACACGCGCCATCCCCGGCGGGCGCTGGTGGTGCAGGTGCTCCTGACGTTCGTGGGGATGACGGCGGTGTGGTGGTTCCTGGACAAGGACGACGACATCCCCGGCGTGATGGGCATCCTCGGCGGACTGCACCTCATCTTCGCCAGCCTCTTCATGGCGACGGACGTGGACGGGCAGTCGCGGCCCCTGCGCGCGGGCACGCGGGTCTGGTCGCTGTTCAAGCCCGGGGCGCTGCGCGGCTTCCGCCTGTCGGTGCTGCTGCTGCTGGGCTGGGCGGCCGGGTGCGCGGTGCTGCTGCGGCTGTCGGACGACTCGACGGGTGGCCTGCGGATGGCGATGTCGATGGTGTCGCTGGCGCTCTACGGGGTGCTGTACCTGTCGGTGGCGTTGCTGCTGGGGCGGATGCCGCGCTCGGGGCGGTTCGCGTCACCGGTGTCCGTGCGGTTGCTCTTCATCCTGGCGGGGACGATTGGAGCCGGGGCGCCGCCGCTGCTGGCGGTGTTCCTGGACCTGGAGGGGCGCGATGAGTTGCTCAACCTGCTCAACCCGGTGCTGGGGACGCTGAACTTCGGCAGGTACGACTACAGCGACCCGAGCGGCCTCAAGATGCCGCCGGAGCTGCTGTTGTGCGTGGCGCTGGCGGCGCTCCTGGCGGCGTTCGCGGCGGACCGGGTGCTCGCGGAGCGCGAGCGGCGGGCCCATCAGCAGTGA
- a CDS encoding DUF58 domain-containing protein, with protein sequence MSARLDEAEVARLSPGLTLALPRLPQRGRVGEVRATSAGSAMELHDFRAYQPGDDLRQLDWNAVARTGELVLRVRQDEVSPRVEVLLDGSRSMGLSPRKAAGAREVALLTVEVGGRQGLTPTLLWGGARSERVQGPACRAALRGTEFEARDDLASALGRLPPLRPCGLRVVVSDFLFETDLEAMCARLSRGASALFLVQVLDAEDLEPTGGEGARLVDAESGVALEELLTDGVLAAYARRFAEHQRALRSAAVRARGTLLTVNAAEGLRAQVAGPLRALFIAGGGA encoded by the coding sequence GTGAGCGCGAGGCTGGATGAGGCGGAGGTGGCGCGGCTGTCGCCGGGGTTGACCCTGGCCTTGCCGCGCCTGCCGCAGCGGGGGCGGGTGGGCGAGGTGCGCGCCACGTCCGCGGGCAGCGCGATGGAGCTGCACGACTTCCGCGCGTACCAGCCGGGGGATGACCTGCGGCAGCTGGACTGGAACGCGGTGGCGCGCACGGGGGAGCTGGTGTTGCGCGTGCGCCAGGACGAGGTGTCGCCGCGCGTGGAGGTGCTGCTGGACGGTTCGCGCAGCATGGGGCTGTCGCCACGCAAGGCGGCGGGGGCGCGCGAGGTGGCGCTGTTGACGGTGGAGGTGGGCGGGCGGCAGGGGCTGACGCCGACGCTGCTGTGGGGCGGGGCGCGGTCGGAGCGGGTGCAGGGGCCGGCGTGCCGCGCGGCGCTGCGGGGCACGGAGTTCGAGGCGCGGGATGACCTGGCGTCGGCGCTGGGGCGGCTGCCGCCATTGAGGCCGTGTGGCCTGCGGGTGGTGGTGAGCGACTTCCTCTTCGAGACGGACCTGGAGGCGATGTGCGCCCGGCTGTCGCGAGGAGCGTCGGCGCTGTTCCTGGTGCAGGTGCTGGACGCGGAGGACCTGGAGCCCACGGGCGGCGAGGGTGCGCGGTTGGTGGACGCGGAGAGCGGCGTGGCGCTGGAGGAGTTGCTGACGGACGGGGTGCTGGCTGCTTACGCCCGCCGCTTCGCGGAGCACCAGCGCGCGCTGCGGAGCGCGGCGGTGCGAGCGCGGGGAACGCTGCTCACCGTGAACGCGGCGGAAGGGCTGCGAGCGCAGGTGGCGGGACCGCTGCGCGCGTTGTTCATCGCGGGAGGCGGGGCGTGA
- a CDS encoding AAA family ATPase, giving the protein MAAELLSPAEAQGAADVASRLKAGLNQVMLDQESVVEQVVTAVLARGHVLLEGLPGLGKTELCKALARLLALPFRRIQFTPDLLPGDITGTYVLEGEARRDFVFREGPLFASLVLADEINRSSPKTQSALLEAMQERSVTVLGQTRPLPDPFFVLATQNPIELEGTYPLPEAQLDRFLFRILVPPVGAKTLRTLLTTRVRGAPPALEPVLDAQGLSRLFAAVDRVHLPGPVADFIGRLVEASDPRQASAPEPVRRFVRFGASPRAALALAAAGRARALLEGRPNVGFDDVVAAAPAALNHRLVLAYEASLEKVSAPDVVRELLKATPEVPRG; this is encoded by the coding sequence GTGGCAGCGGAGCTTTTGAGTCCCGCCGAAGCACAGGGCGCGGCGGACGTGGCCTCCCGGCTCAAGGCCGGGCTCAACCAGGTGATGCTCGACCAGGAGTCGGTCGTCGAGCAGGTCGTGACGGCGGTGCTCGCCCGGGGCCACGTGCTCCTGGAGGGCCTGCCCGGCCTGGGCAAGACGGAGCTGTGCAAGGCCCTGGCGCGGCTGCTGGCGCTGCCCTTCCGTCGCATCCAGTTCACCCCCGACCTGCTGCCCGGCGACATCACCGGCACCTACGTCCTGGAGGGCGAGGCCCGCCGCGACTTCGTCTTCCGCGAGGGGCCCCTCTTCGCGAGCCTCGTCCTCGCGGATGAGATCAACCGCTCCAGCCCGAAGACGCAGTCCGCGCTGCTGGAGGCGATGCAGGAGCGCTCGGTGACGGTGCTGGGCCAGACGCGGCCCTTGCCCGACCCCTTCTTCGTGCTCGCCACGCAGAACCCCATCGAACTGGAAGGCACGTACCCGCTGCCCGAGGCGCAGCTGGACCGCTTCCTCTTCCGCATCCTCGTGCCGCCCGTGGGGGCGAAGACGCTGCGCACCCTGCTGACCACGCGCGTGCGCGGCGCTCCTCCCGCGCTGGAGCCGGTGCTGGACGCGCAAGGGCTGTCGCGCCTGTTCGCCGCCGTGGACCGCGTGCACCTGCCCGGCCCGGTGGCGGACTTCATCGGCCGGCTGGTGGAAGCGTCCGACCCGCGCCAGGCCTCCGCTCCCGAACCCGTGCGCCGCTTCGTGCGCTTCGGCGCGAGCCCTCGCGCGGCGCTCGCCCTGGCCGCCGCGGGCCGTGCGCGCGCGCTGCTGGAGGGCCGGCCCAACGTGGGCTTCGACGACGTGGTGGCCGCCGCGCCCGCCGCCCTCAACCACCGGCTGGTGCTGGCCTACGAGGCGTCGCTGGAGAAGGTGTCCGCGCCGGACGTGGTGCGCGAGCTGCTCAAGGCCACTCCCGAGGTGCCCCGTGGCTAG
- a CDS encoding MotA/TolQ/ExbB proton channel family protein codes for MTSFFLLAQAAQPELGWLSSKLLGVTLGSAEWVLWLLVTLSIVSIAVMLERAVYFSRHRLPNSEALAVRLARGEFDAVAGEVKNQKGMEASVIREALASAQQGPDTVEQVIASTVARERPQYERGLSILGTLGNNAPFIGLFGTVLGIIKAFNDLGAMNAKGGAMQQTVMAGISEALVATAVGLAVAIPAVVAFNIFNRQLKTLTSRTTALGHALVGAMKARKPGAAGGN; via the coding sequence ATGACGTCCTTCTTCCTCCTGGCCCAGGCGGCCCAACCCGAACTCGGCTGGTTGAGCAGCAAACTGCTCGGGGTGACGCTGGGCAGCGCCGAGTGGGTGCTCTGGCTGCTCGTCACGCTCTCCATCGTCTCCATCGCGGTGATGCTGGAGCGCGCCGTCTACTTCTCGCGCCACCGGCTGCCCAACTCGGAGGCGCTGGCGGTGCGCCTGGCGCGCGGCGAGTTCGACGCCGTCGCCGGCGAGGTGAAGAACCAGAAGGGCATGGAGGCCTCCGTCATCCGCGAGGCCCTGGCCTCCGCGCAGCAGGGCCCGGACACCGTGGAGCAGGTCATCGCATCCACCGTCGCCCGCGAGCGCCCCCAGTACGAGCGCGGCCTGTCCATCCTGGGCACGCTGGGCAACAACGCCCCGTTCATCGGCCTGTTCGGCACGGTGCTCGGCATCATCAAGGCCTTCAACGACCTGGGCGCCATGAACGCCAAGGGCGGCGCCATGCAGCAGACGGTGATGGCCGGCATCTCCGAGGCGCTCGTCGCCACGGCCGTGGGCCTCGCCGTCGCCATCCCCGCCGTCGTCGCCTTCAACATCTTCAACCGCCAGTTGAAGACGCTCACCAGCCGCACCACCGCCCTGGGCCACGCGCTCGTGGGCGCCATGAAGGCGCGCAAGCCGGGCGCCGCGGGAGGCAACTAG
- a CDS encoding energy transducer TonB, translating to MSQAVLDPIPQRDRSTRFLLVFLLVSLALHGLAFGYLSTMEGRKLTPAQKPVEMVMVEVQKPPPPPPPEEKKEEPKPPPPPKVKPVKPPPIKVAEAPKPPPPTEAPPPPNDTPPPEPNAKPPPLVVGMTMSSTTSAGSFAAPVGNTAYGKANGTAKAPQDVKGYSAPKYVPVYQVDSEPSVASEVKIPYPDEARRAGIEGTVTLSITIDAEGKVTNVKVISGPGYGLNEAARDAIRRFRFKPAIKGGEAVATEMKYSYTFLLD from the coding sequence ATGAGCCAGGCGGTCCTCGACCCCATCCCCCAGCGCGACCGCTCCACGCGGTTCCTGCTCGTGTTCCTCCTCGTGTCGCTCGCGCTGCACGGGCTGGCCTTCGGGTACCTCTCCACCATGGAGGGCCGCAAGCTCACGCCTGCCCAGAAGCCCGTGGAGATGGTCATGGTGGAGGTGCAGAAGCCGCCGCCCCCGCCGCCTCCGGAGGAGAAGAAGGAGGAGCCCAAGCCTCCCCCGCCGCCGAAGGTGAAGCCGGTGAAGCCGCCGCCCATCAAGGTCGCGGAGGCGCCCAAGCCCCCGCCCCCGACGGAGGCCCCGCCGCCGCCCAACGACACGCCGCCGCCGGAGCCCAACGCCAAGCCGCCGCCGCTGGTGGTGGGCATGACCATGTCGTCCACCACCAGCGCGGGCTCCTTCGCCGCGCCCGTGGGCAACACCGCCTACGGCAAGGCCAACGGCACCGCGAAGGCCCCCCAGGACGTGAAGGGCTACTCCGCGCCGAAGTACGTGCCCGTGTACCAGGTGGACTCGGAGCCCTCGGTCGCGTCCGAGGTGAAGATTCCCTACCCGGACGAGGCGCGCCGCGCGGGCATCGAAGGCACCGTCACGCTGTCCATCACCATCGACGCGGAGGGCAAGGTGACCAACGTGAAGGTCATCTCCGGGCCCGGCTACGGCCTCAACGAGGCCGCGCGCGACGCCATCCGGCGCTTCCGCTTCAAGCCCGCCATCAAGGGCGGCGAGGCGGTGGCCACGGAGATGAAGTACTCGTACACCTTCCTGCTGGACTGA
- a CDS encoding ExbD/TolR family protein, with amino-acid sequence MAGGANDSDEEISGINVTPLVDVVLVLLIIFMVTANFIVRETVEVDLPRAANGGETVQGLVNVVLDKEGKLYFDGAEVTEADLSRRVTEAVAKDKDTRAIISADQTLAYGRVMRLIDVVKGQGIAKFALNIEKDATPARAAPATP; translated from the coding sequence ATGGCCGGCGGCGCGAACGACAGCGACGAGGAAATCAGCGGCATCAACGTCACCCCGCTGGTGGACGTGGTGCTGGTGCTGCTCATCATCTTCATGGTCACCGCGAACTTCATCGTCCGCGAGACGGTGGAGGTGGACCTGCCCCGCGCCGCCAACGGCGGTGAGACGGTGCAGGGCCTGGTGAACGTCGTCCTGGACAAGGAAGGCAAGCTCTACTTCGACGGCGCGGAGGTGACGGAAGCCGACCTGTCCCGCCGCGTGACGGAGGCCGTGGCCAAGGACAAGGACACGCGCGCCATCATCAGCGCGGACCAGACGCTCGCCTACGGCCGCGTGATGCGCCTCATCGACGTGGTGAAGGGCCAGGGCATCGCGAAGTTCGCCCTCAACATCGAGAAGGACGCGACCCCCGCCCGGGCCGCGCCCGCCACGCCCTGA
- a CDS encoding aldo/keto reductase family protein, giving the protein MNFRFLGRSGLKVSEISFGNWLTHGSQVEEDAAIACVKAALDTGITTFDTADVYAGTKAEAVLGRALKGQRREGYELFTKVYWPTGPGQNDRGLSRKHIIESIHGSLRRLQTDYVDLYQAHRFDAETPLEETMLAFADIVRQGKALYIGVSEWTAEQIAAGAKLARELRVPFISNQPQYSMLWRVIESKVIPTSDAEGLGQIVWSPLAQGVLTGKYLPGQPPPANTRATTQQGAQFMSRLMSDDVLTRVQQLKPLAQEVGLSLAQLSVAWVLQNKSVASAIIGASKPEQVLDNVKATGVKLDAELLRRIDAILGPVVERDPAQTTSPTRRP; this is encoded by the coding sequence ATGAACTTCCGATTCCTTGGCCGCAGCGGTCTGAAGGTCAGCGAGATTTCTTTCGGCAACTGGCTCACGCATGGCTCCCAGGTGGAGGAGGACGCCGCCATCGCTTGCGTGAAGGCGGCGCTCGACACGGGCATCACCACCTTCGACACCGCCGACGTGTACGCCGGCACCAAGGCCGAAGCCGTGCTCGGCCGCGCCCTCAAGGGCCAGCGCCGCGAAGGCTACGAGCTGTTCACCAAGGTCTACTGGCCCACCGGCCCCGGCCAGAACGACCGCGGCCTGTCGCGCAAGCACATCATCGAGTCCATCCACGGCTCCCTGCGCCGCCTCCAGACGGACTACGTGGACCTCTACCAGGCCCACCGCTTCGACGCGGAGACGCCCCTGGAGGAGACCATGCTCGCGTTCGCGGACATCGTCCGCCAGGGCAAGGCCCTCTACATCGGCGTCTCTGAATGGACCGCCGAGCAGATTGCCGCCGGCGCGAAGCTCGCCCGCGAGCTGCGCGTGCCCTTCATCTCCAACCAGCCCCAGTACTCCATGCTCTGGCGGGTCATCGAGTCCAAGGTCATCCCCACCTCCGACGCCGAAGGCCTGGGCCAGATTGTCTGGTCCCCGCTCGCCCAGGGCGTGCTCACCGGCAAGTACCTCCCCGGCCAGCCGCCGCCCGCCAACACCCGCGCCACCACGCAGCAGGGGGCTCAGTTCATGAGCCGCCTGATGAGCGACGACGTGCTCACCCGCGTCCAGCAGCTCAAGCCGCTGGCCCAGGAGGTCGGCCTGTCGCTCGCGCAGCTGTCCGTCGCGTGGGTGCTCCAGAACAAGAGCGTCGCCTCCGCCATCATCGGCGCCTCCAAGCCGGAGCAGGTGCTCGACAACGTGAAGGCCACCGGCGTGAAGCTCGACGCGGAGCTGCTGCGCCGCATCGACGCCATCCTCGGCCCCGTCGTGGAGCGCGACCCCGCGCAGACCACCAGCCCGACTCGCAGGCCCTGA
- a CDS encoding vWA domain-containing protein, whose product MSFGLPWGLVALGALVPLVAAYFLRRRQKPVVVSALFLWRTPRPRAEGGPRWERFTREASLLLEALAVLAAALYLADVRLGEAARRRHLVLVVDGSLSMSARTPDGRTVLEHVRTEAAKRVETERATHVTVLASGVSPQVIAGPEAEASRALGALESFEARGPDHDVTASLLWAQELAGPGKRVHFFTDAPPSTDVAVPPSVRWTALGRSQGNVALVSAQRRDEGGRATVTLRVARFGAGPAEVEARVRAAPGPGAREGTERTERIALPEDGAATVRLTFREAGDVEVSLPDDALPEDGHVRLPPSPVMPVAVGLTEGLSPASKQALERFLAVSPDVAHGTPVPGAPVLSVGPARAEARVTLGAEGPLRTFVGPFFTEKGSTLMDDVQLAGVRWTAGANPPGRPLMTAGEAVLVSEEEGGRLHLNVDLARSNLQRTTAWPVLLGNVVREARRLREGFPRKQLNLGEALSVVTEAGARYALKGPSGHKPVFGAGALSLPAPTSPGRYVLERDGREVDSLEVLALDARESDLRGRGSTDVAAKEAGEDSEGNGGHERARWPLVVLLAALLADFYVTRKA is encoded by the coding sequence GTGAGCTTCGGGCTTCCCTGGGGCTTGGTGGCGCTGGGCGCGCTGGTGCCGTTGGTCGCGGCGTACTTCCTGCGCCGCCGGCAGAAGCCGGTCGTGGTGAGCGCGCTGTTCCTGTGGCGCACGCCGCGTCCTCGCGCGGAGGGTGGACCCCGGTGGGAGCGCTTCACTCGCGAGGCGTCGCTGCTGCTGGAGGCGCTCGCCGTGCTCGCCGCCGCGCTGTACCTGGCGGACGTGCGACTGGGCGAGGCTGCTCGCCGCCGTCACCTCGTGCTCGTCGTGGACGGCAGTCTGTCCATGTCGGCTCGGACTCCGGATGGCAGGACGGTGCTGGAGCACGTGCGCACCGAAGCCGCGAAGCGCGTGGAGACTGAGCGCGCCACGCACGTCACGGTGCTCGCGAGCGGTGTGTCGCCCCAGGTCATCGCTGGGCCGGAAGCGGAGGCCTCGCGCGCCCTGGGCGCACTGGAGTCCTTTGAAGCGCGTGGGCCGGACCATGACGTCACGGCTTCGCTCCTGTGGGCGCAGGAACTGGCCGGACCGGGCAAGCGCGTACACTTCTTCACCGACGCGCCGCCCTCCACGGATGTGGCCGTGCCTCCCTCCGTGCGCTGGACGGCGCTGGGCCGCTCCCAGGGCAACGTGGCGCTGGTCTCCGCGCAGCGGCGCGACGAAGGGGGCCGGGCCACGGTGACGCTGCGGGTCGCGCGCTTCGGCGCGGGCCCAGCGGAAGTCGAAGCACGCGTGCGCGCGGCACCTGGACCGGGCGCTCGGGAGGGCACTGAACGCACGGAGCGCATCGCGCTACCGGAGGATGGCGCCGCGACGGTGCGCCTCACGTTCCGCGAGGCCGGCGACGTGGAGGTGTCCCTGCCGGACGACGCGCTCCCCGAGGACGGACACGTGCGCCTGCCCCCGTCCCCCGTGATGCCTGTGGCGGTGGGCCTGACGGAGGGCCTGTCGCCCGCGTCGAAGCAGGCGCTGGAGCGCTTCCTGGCGGTGTCGCCCGACGTGGCGCATGGCACCCCCGTCCCCGGTGCACCGGTGCTGTCCGTGGGCCCCGCGCGCGCGGAGGCCCGTGTGACGCTGGGCGCGGAAGGGCCGCTGCGAACCTTCGTGGGGCCGTTCTTCACGGAGAAGGGCAGCACGCTGATGGACGACGTACAGCTCGCGGGCGTGCGGTGGACGGCGGGCGCGAACCCACCGGGCCGCCCGCTGATGACCGCGGGCGAGGCCGTGCTCGTGTCGGAAGAGGAGGGCGGGCGGCTGCACCTCAACGTGGACCTGGCGCGCTCCAACCTCCAGCGGACCACCGCCTGGCCCGTTCTTCTGGGCAACGTGGTGCGCGAAGCGCGGCGGCTGCGGGAAGGCTTCCCCCGGAAGCAGCTCAACCTGGGCGAAGCGCTCTCCGTGGTGACGGAGGCGGGGGCTCGCTACGCGCTGAAGGGGCCCTCGGGCCACAAGCCCGTGTTCGGCGCGGGCGCGCTGAGCCTGCCCGCGCCCACGAGCCCCGGCCGCTACGTGCTGGAGCGCGACGGCCGTGAAGTGGACTCGCTGGAGGTGCTGGCGCTGGACGCGCGGGAGTCGGACCTGCGCGGCCGGGGCAGCACCGACGTGGCCGCGAAAGAGGCGGGCGAGGACTCGGAAGGAAACGGCGGCCATGAGCGCGCCCGCTGGCCGCTTGTGGTGCTGCTGGCCGCGCTGCTGGCGGACTTCTACGTCACGAGGAAGGCATGA